Proteins encoded by one window of Cyprinus carpio isolate SPL01 chromosome B6, ASM1834038v1, whole genome shotgun sequence:
- the LOC109060914 gene encoding cytochrome b-c1 complex subunit 1, mitochondrial-like encodes MVASMWRISGAVNRAFGRAGYPLLLSLRRGQASVSYAQSLLGAPETQLTTLSNGLRIASEETNQATCTVGLWIGCGSRYESEKNNGAGFFLEHMAFKGTKKHPQSALEKAVESMGAHLSAYTSREHTAYYMKTLAKDLPKAVELLAEVVQSSSLSEADIEQQRNVVLRELEEVQGSLQDVCLDLLHATAFQGTPLGHSVLGPSANARTLTRNDLVEYISSHYKAPRMVLATAGGVNHDELVALAKQHFSGISFEYEGDAVPVLSPCRFTGSEIRMRDDALPLAHIAIAVEGAGAANPDIVPLMVANSIIGSYDITFGGGKHLSSRLARLAAELNLCHSFQAFHSSYNDTGLLGIYFVTDKHKIEDMMHWAQNAWMNLCTTVTESDVARAKNALKASLVGQLNGTTPVCDDIGRQILNYGRRIPLAEWDARIEGVTPRIVRDVCSKYIYDKCPAVSAVGPIEQLPDYNRMRSAMYWLRF; translated from the exons ATGGTTGCTTCTATGTGGCGGATCAGTGGGGCAGTGAATCGAGCTTTTGGTAGAGCTGGTTAC CCTCTTCTGCTGTCTCTGAGACGAGGACAGGCCTCTGTGTCATATGCTCAGAGCCTGCTAGGAGCTCCAGAAACACAGTTAACTACTCTAAGCAATGGCTTGAGGATTGCCTCTGAAGAGACCAACCAAGCCACATGCACG GTTGGCCTTTGGATAGGTTGTGGCAGCAGATATGAGTCTGAGAAGAATAATGGAGCTGGATTTTTCCTGGAGCATATGGCATTTAAA GGCACAAAGAAGCACCCACAGTCCGCTCTTGAAAAGGCAGTGGAGTCTATGGGAGCTCACTTGAGTGCATACACCTCACGGGAACATACTGCTTACTACATGAAGACCCTTGCCAAGGACTTGCCTAAAG CGGTGGAGCTCTTGGCAGAAGTAGTGCAGAGCTCATCTTTGAGTGAGGCTGATATAGAGCAGCAGAGGAATGTGGTGCTAAGAGAGCTGGAAGAGGTGCAAGGCAGCTTGCAGGATGTTTGCCTGGATCTGCTCCATGCTACTGCCTTCCAGGGTACTCCTCTTGGCCATAGTGTTCTTGGTCCCTCTGCCAATGCCAG GACACTAACTCGTAATGATTTAGTGGAATATATCAGTAGCCATTATAAAGCTCCTCGCATGGTCCTGGCGACAGCTGGAG GAGTAAACCATGATGAGCTTGTGGCTCTGGCTAAGCAGCATTTCAGTGGCATTTCTTTTGAATATGAAGGTGATGCTGTACCTGTTCTGTCCCCATGCCGTTTCACTGGGAGTGAG ATTCGTATGCGTGATGATGCATTGCCCCTAGCACACATTGCTATTGCTGTAGAGGGAGCTGGAGCTGCAAACCCTGATATTGTGCCACTTATGGTTGCCAATTCCATCATCGGTAGCTATGACATCACATTTGGGGGTGGCAAG CACTTGAGCAGTCGCCTGGCTCGCCTGGCTGCAGAGCTGAATCTGTGTCACAGTTTCCAGGCTTTCCACTCTTCATACAATGACACTGGACTGCTgggtatttattttgttacagaCAAACATAAAATAGAGGACATGATGCATTGGGCTCAGAATGCCTG GATGAATTTGTGCACAACAGTGACTGAGAGTGATGTGGCTCGAGCCAAGAATGCTTTGAAGGCTAGCTTAGTGGGACAGCTCAATG GAACTACACCTGTTTGTGATGACATTGGCAGGCAAATACTAAATTATGGTCGCCGCATCCCATTGGCAGAGTGGGATGCCAGAATAGAG GGTGTGACTCCCAGGATTGTCCGGGATGTTTGCTCTAAATACATTTATGACAAATGCCCAGCTGTGTCTGCAGTTG GTCCAATAGAGCAGCTGCCAGATTATAACAGAATGAGAAGCGCTATGTACTGGCTTCGATTTTAA